In Zingiber officinale cultivar Zhangliang chromosome 1A, Zo_v1.1, whole genome shotgun sequence, the DNA window AAGGGGGCGTCAGAAGGATGGCGTCAGGTCGAGAGGCACCACGTAGTTGGAGTTAGGCACCCTACGAGCGCCGCTCTTCTTCGCGGCGTTCCCCGGAGCGCCGGCGCCATTCTCCAGGGCTCCCACGACCAAGGGCGACATCGCCCAACCACCGCAAAGTGGGGCCGGGCGTCCCTCCTAGCTGCAGGAAAGGCCGATTGAGTAAGGAATAGGGAGGCTTCCATCAGGCAGGAAGGGGAGAATGCGCGGTGAAACGGGTGGAGAAAGGCAGCGTCCGAGGAGGATCTCGAAATCTCTCGCACGGTGGCCGTGAGCAGCGGGCGACTCAGAATCGtctcatacgcatttatgcaagAAATGATTAAATAGTAGGCATAATAATATTCTAAATATAATTGAGTTGATTAGTAATATAATTGAGGTGATCGTAATCGTTTAAACTATAtataatagagtttaaataaCATTTTTTTGTATTACTTGAAAATCTTCAAATTAACCATTCGCAATGATATAAAACTAAATGAAACGATTGTTActactaattaaaaaattaacaaattgATTTGATCCtatagaaatttttaataaattataaaaataaatcaaaaaatattcaCAACAGACAATTCAAAAATCTAATATCTTTTAGTTACGGATTCTatttaaaagaaaattgtttACAAATTCTAATGAAGGATCAAACTATAAATACCTATACGACAAGATAAATATCTTATCATTGAACAGCCTGAGGGACAATTACTACTAATAATTGACCTTCATCCTAATGATTAATCAGTCACGTTTTCAAATTCTGTAACGATGTAAATGTGTTAAATATAATCGAGCTCAGCTAGTAcatgaaatattaaaaaaaaaaaaaaaaatttaaaaatcagcaAATGCTtacaaaaaaaatccaaataagCAGCCTCCATTTTCGATAATGTTTTTAAACTGGAACGAGATTAGAAACATAACTGATGGTTTATAGTCATTTAGTCTAGGCAAACTATAGATCATTTAATTCAGAACAACAGCTTTACTAGTGAAATAAACCCCAAATAGTAAAGATAAAAACAGAAAAGAAATATGTATCGTCTCTCGGGAAGTAACGTAACCAAGACATTGCTCATATCAAGGCATTTGACATGCAAAAGGCACACAAGTCCCTGGGTACGAACGAGTCCAGTCCATCTCCCTGCCTGAGGGCAGATGATGTGACAGCAGGTACATATTGGTCACTGTTGGATCCTAAGAATGTCGATAAGGAATCATTCGAAACACAAGACTCTTTGGCGCTGTGCGAACCATGttcagtccaaatagatccaagtAAAGCATCAGGTCTTGAGAAATCTATAGGAACCGAAGGACCATTTTCTCTAACATTTGGACGAGAAAAAAGTTGAGTCTCTATGCTTTTTGATCCTGCAGAAACTATGGAATAAGTTATTTATCAGATGGACATGCACGAGAAAGGAAAGAAGGACGTGAATGTGAAATGATGTGAACATGAATTATATACCTGAAGAAAGATTAAGATGTGCCAACCCACATAATGAGCCCCCACTGTTCAGAGGGGTGCTTGCATCTAAGACAGAAACAGCAGTGTGGCCCAAAACAGAAATAGGTGGATTACTGAGTTCTACCAAGTTTGTCTCACTGACACTTCTTTGCGCTACATCTGCATCGATCTTCATGGTAGATGGTTCTATCTTTGTATTGCTAATTGTGTGTGCTTCATGTACCAATGCTTCCAGTAGACCACTTTTCCTTGGGGAAAAACAGTCGGCTTGCAATGAGACTGCTGCTGGAGGAGATACAGCATATCCATCAATTGCTTTGAGAGTCGATGGACATGGAAGACAGCAACTAGCATCAGTTTCTGTATATTGGAATGAAGGGAGCTCCGACTCCAAAGCCCCAAGAATAGGACTAGGAGCAGACGATGTGCCAGTTAGAAGGGCGTGACCACCAGGATCTGCACCTTCAAAAGTTTGTAGGCCCTTGTTCCTGAGATCAGGATCACAGGGATAACCTACCATGAAAGTCCTCTGTTTTTTTGCAAAAGGTTCAACCATAATTTGTTCGAACTTAGAATATTCATCGGAGATGCTACTGGAGAAGCCAGCCCATTGCTTCTCAGTGTCTCTAAGTTGCTTCATGCAACACACGCCTGGACTTTGCAAAATATTGTTTTGGGATCCAAACCGGTAATGGAGCATGCTACTAACTGCTATATCTGAGTAGGACAGTGAGCTATATAAAGCCCCGTGCTTGGCAAAGAAATTGTCACTTACAAAATCATCGATATCAGGAATGTCAAAAATGTTCCCTTGAAGGCCATCATTGGGAAGTTTATCACTGAACATATTATACTCACTGACATTCTTGTATTGCTGATTTTCCTCAGAGGTTTGACAGCATATATTAGGAGGATATAGAGGCACACCAGCACGTTGGCATCTTTTTATTCTGGTGTTCCAATAGTTCTTTATCTCATTATCCGTTCGCCCAGGCATCTGAAATAATTCAAATGAACTAGGGAATCTTAAAAGAGCAATGTCAAAGAGAACCTTCTGCGCAAAATCAAAATGTACAAAGAATAGGAATCCAGAAAATAATGTGTCAACATGGAAAACAACAATATAGTTTGAAATTTCACCTGAAGTAGCAGGCAAGTAAATATTAGTTGAACCATAGTGCAATATCATATCTCCTTATTGAAAAGAACTCTAAAAGGACTGGATGACATTTCAAGTGATATAATCTAGCAATCCAACAAGTGCTACTGGAAGAATCACCACCAAGGCTATGCTAGTAAAAAACATCTACAAAAGCAAGCCCGATCTAGTATGCACAACAGGATAGTACttgtattttatttactatttacAAAATTGTGTTTAAATAGAATATAAGAAGCTTATAAGTAAATGCTTGTATTAGAAAATACAAAATTtcaataaaaataaagcaaatatCTTTCATTAATGAACAGTATGTGGACGCTATACAATTTAATGACAATGTCAATCACATACATACTGTTAGCAGTGAATATATATACCCATTCAAAGAGCATAGTGTATCACACCtaaaaagaagaaagaatcaaCTATTATTTATTAGTGAGCAACTCCACTCTAACAACCAAACAATGCACCTATCAATATGAGCAACTTTAGAATATTCAGTTAAAAGGATTTTCACAGTAAAAGCATATAAGCTATGAAGAAAATTAACTAATTGATAAATATGACGCAAAGAAAAGAAACCTGGCACAACTTACAAGGGCAGCCATACGAGCCCATCTGTTTCCAATCTTATAATGGAGTTCAATTATCAACTGTTCTTCCTGTGGTGTGAAAGCACCTTTCTTTAGATTTGGCCTGAGATGATTAGCCCATCGTAGACGACAGCTTTTGCCACATCGAAAAAGACCTGTGTTCTTCTGAACAGCATTCCAATTTCCTTCACCATGTCTTTTAACATAATCAACCAAAATTGTATCCTCTACAGAAGTCCAAGGTCCCCTTTTCAGAATCTGGTTTCCACCACATTGTGAACCCAGACTGCTGCCTTCTTCGATAGATGGTGAATTGATCCAGTTGTCAAGAATCATTGTTTTCTCGCTCCCATTTTGCAACTGATTCATTTCTTCTAACCTAAACACAAAAGTTGCTCAGAATGTTTATAAGAAATGAAAGAGTCAAGAACCAAGAAAGATAAAAGTAAATAAAGTGAAATGAAAGGTCAAGGACAAAAAAAGGAGAAGAGTACTAAATCAAAGTCACTGTCTCCTAAAACCGTGTAAGGAGCGTATAGAAAGCTGAAGCAAAAAATCTTACCCAATGAATGAATATAATCATTGGTGTAAATTAGGTTTGACTTGTAATGTGTTCAAGGAATCAAAAGAATCTACTTTGATGtgcaaggaaaaaaataaagggAATTGATGCAGACTCAGTTAGCAAAGTTCCAATTACCTTTGATTACCGTCGTTAAGTAAAACAATTAAGAATTTTCCCTTTTTAGCTAAAGCAATCAATACTAAACATAAGTTAACCAAAACTCATCCTAGGATGATTTGAGTCTAAAGAAGCCCCCACCCCCCATACGAGTGAGGGAACGAAGACAGTTGATTTCTCTTATGCTAAGGACTCTACGTCCAGGAGTGGTTCAAAGAGGTAGTTTAACTTCTTCATTAAGTATAGCTAAGTGGTTCATGGATAAATCTTATTctttgcagcagggattcgggaGAGACACAAGCAAAGGAAGGCGATGCTCCCGCAGGAAAAGAAATAGGAAACCGAATATATcaataattatatttaacaagtCCAAGATTGAATTTCAGGGTAAATCAAAGCGGGCTATTCCAACAATTAAAAACATAGTAGTAGAAAGTAACAATATTATGTTAAATATGAATGCTTTCTAGCTTTAAAAGAACCTAGAAGTAACAGCGCCGAAAACTGGAGTCCCTAAAGCAGCTACTAAATTTTAAGAAACAAAATAACATAAGTAAATAAAACAAGTACTTTTTAACGCAAAAGGCAAGAAAACAAAGTATCAGATAACACAAGGCGTTGAGAAAACAGAACAACAATGATCAATCATATAAAAGTCGCAGCTTGCCCCAAAATAAATGAATAGATAAACTCAAATAGCACCCAAATCCTCATAATTAAGAAATAAATGCACTTTCAAGGATAGAATTTGGACAAAAATTAGACAACGCTGACTGGATACTACTCACATTCGTGAATTGGAAGGTGAAATTCTTGTAAAGATCGACCAAATCCAAATGAATATTCAAGGGGAAGGAAATCGGATGAGCAGGAGAAGGGAGAAACCTGAGGAGCAACTACTCAGCTAGTACTCCCTCTCGTTCTCTCCCCCTCTCCATCACGCTCGCTCAGGCGCTCACTAACTACGAAAGGGTAAAGATCCAAGGTTTTTTGTAttttccttaaatatttttttttgaagacTAATTCTCAAAAGTTGAAATACCTTATGAAAGTGAAAGGtaagattcttttttttttttttttaataattgttGATTGcgaatttaatttctttaaaaattgtaCAAAATGTTTTAGCATAAAAAGATAAACTTCAAGataataattaattattgtttatttattattaattaaaaatagttCCTAAAACAATGACCTCGTCAAATTGGCTGTTTTTTTTGTGTTGCTTTGTCATTAAACTTTTATTGCAcctattctttatttttaatgTAAAATTTTGATGGTATAAAATCAATTTATTCAGAAACTAAGAAttataataatgataataatatgaatatttacaaaaagttagacaTTCATAACTCGAAACTAATCAATTGAACTTGTCTAAATTTGATTTCCTTTGAACttgtaaaaaacattaaaaaaaataaatttttataatataaattaacaaGATTTTTTGTAGTCAACAAAAACGTTCAATcataaggatttttatttagtttaaattttaactttttgaTTTTCATACTTTTAAACATGAATGGCTAcccaaaatattaaaaaaaattaatttgatttcgGACAGAGAGCATCGAATAGTTCTTATTTAATGACAATTTAgagttttttaaaaactaaaaactaaatacTAAAGAATTAGTTCTCATCTAGTCCATGTACATAAGataagataaaaataaataaaaaaaaaagaaaaaaaataaaaggagatGATGATATTTAGatcaataaatatttatataaaattatgaaaaatatgaatTTCAAAAGGCCAAAAAAAAATTGGTCagtaatactaatatatatatatataaatgtaaatGATGATATACGGAGTAAAAAGTCTAATGACATGAAATAATCCATTTAGTCAATTGATCTACAAATATGGGTGAATATTTTATTAATTCGGtgcataaattaatcaaaaattaatttaatattaactaACTCAAtcgaattaaaattttattaaaatcaaattaaccgaattaaattaaaaaatcaattattTCGATTAATATCGAATTaactgaatttaaaaaataaaaaaaattatataaaattaatactaAATTAACTGAATTAACTAAATATTAACTCTAACTACTATGACTTATGCTGGATTAGGCTTAGCCTTATTAACCAGAATGGACATAGCAGAGCAGATAGGGGTCCAAAAATGAATGAGTTTGATGGGCCTAATACCAGGCTTGGCTTACTAACTCAGTCACGTTTGGtgtaaataaataaagatatataCAATAATACTgatgaaaattatatttaatttatcaaaaaaatactttagaatttaTATTGCAACTTCAATATATATACATGCATCGTTTGTGTAATCAATAATAATGTTTCATATAATTGCTATAAGTACTTTTGAATACATATTAATGGtcgataactttttttttatatgGCTGGATTGATCCTCCCAAAATTAATCAGCTTAGCTGAATTAATgatatcagtttttttttttaaaaaaaaaattgaagtatCAAATTCTCTTACATTGAAGTTAAAACCTCAACCGATCTTTACTATTGTACATGCATCCGATTACCCTCCCAATAATATATGATGATCAATTTAACCTTTGCATAATATTAAACACACATTCGATGCTTaaattttattagttttaactATCGATTAAAAGTAGGTTGTTATTTCTTATCGGTAAGCACGAGTAAGCCGCAATGAAACGTGTCCTAAAACTAAAACGTTTCGTAACTAGCCACGAAAAATTTCGCAATCCATGTTCAATTAATCAATCATTAGTCAATTAGTCGAAAGATCTGAATGCATGATTAATTACGCGGATGGAATTTTCAAGAGTGATTGATT includes these proteins:
- the LOC122033983 gene encoding transcription factor GAMYB-like isoform X1, yielding MLEEMNQLQNGSEKTMILDNWINSPSIEEGSSLGSQCGGNQILKRGPWTSVEDTILVDYVKRHGEGNWNAVQKNTGLFRCGKSCRLRWANHLRPNLKKGAFTPQEEQLIIELHYKIGNRWARMAALMPGRTDNEIKNYWNTRIKRCQRAGVPLYPPNICCQTSEENQQYKNVSEYNMFSDKLPNDGLQGNIFDIPDIDDFVSDNFFAKHGALYSSLSYSDIAVSSMLHYRFGSQNNILQSPGVCCMKQLRDTEKQWAGFSSSISDEYSKFEQIMVEPFAKKQRTFMVGYPCDPDLRNKGLQTFEGADPGGHALLTGTSSAPSPILGALESELPSFQYTETDASCCLPCPSTLKAIDGYAVSPPAAVSLQADCFSPRKSGLLEALVHEAHTISNTKIEPSTMKIDADVAQRSVSETNLVELSNPPISVLGHTAVSVLDASTPLNSGGSLCGLAHLNLSSVSAGSKSIETQLFSRPNVRENGPSVPIDFSRPDALLGSIWTEHGSHSAKESCVSNDSLSTFLGSNSDQYVPAVTSSALRQGDGLDSFVPRDLCAFCMSNALI
- the LOC122033983 gene encoding transcription factor GAMYB-like isoform X3 — protein: MNQLQNGSEKTMILDNWINSPSIEEGSSLGSQCGGNQILKRGPWTSVEDTILVDYVKRHGEGNWNAVQKNTGLFRCGKSCRLRWANHLRPNLKKGAFTPQEEQLIIELHYKIGNRWARMAALMPGRTDNEIKNYWNTRIKRCQRAGVPLYPPNICCQTSEENQQYKNVSEYNMFSDKLPNDGLQGNIFDIPDIDDFVSDNFFAKHGALYSSLSYSDIAVSSMLHYRFGSQNNILQSPGVCCMKQLRDTEKQWAGFSSSISDEYSKFEQIMVEPFAKKQRTFMVGYPCDPDLRNKGLQTFEGADPGGHALLTGTSSAPSPILGALESELPSFQYTETDASCCLPCPSTLKAIDGYAVSPPAAVSLQADCFSPRKSGLLEALVHEAHTISNTKIEPSTMKIDADVAQRSVSETNLVELSNPPISVLGHTAVSVLDASTPLNSGGSLCGLAHLNLSSVSAGSKSIETQLFSRPNVRENGPSVPIDFSRPDALLGSIWTEHGSHSAKESCVSNDSLSTFLGSNSDQYVPAVTSSALRQGDGLDSFVPRDLCAFCMSNALI
- the LOC122033983 gene encoding transcription factor GAMYB-like isoform X2; protein product: MLEEMNQLQNGSEKTMILDNWINSPSIEEGSSLGSQCGGNQILKRGPWTSVEDTILVDYVKRHGEGNWNAVQKNTGLFRCGKSCRLRWANHLRPNLKKGAFTPQEEQLIIELHYKIGNRWARMAALMPGRTDNEIKNYWNTRIKRCQRAGVPLYPPNICCQTSEENQQYKNVSEYNMFSDKLPNDGLQGNIFDIPDIDDFVSDNFFAKHGALYSSLSYSDIAVSSMLHYRFGSQNNILQSPGVCCMKQLRDTEKQWAGFSSSISDEYSKFEQIMVEPFAKKQRTFMVGYPCDPDLRNKGLQTFEGADPGGHALLTGTSSAPSPILGALESELPSFQYTETDASCCLPCPSTLKAIDGYAVSPPAAVSLQADCFSPRKSGLLEALVHEAHTISNTKIEPSTMKIDADVAQRSVSETNLVELSNPPISVLGHTAVSVLDASTPLNSGGSLCGLAHLNLSSGSKSIETQLFSRPNVRENGPSVPIDFSRPDALLGSIWTEHGSHSAKESCVSNDSLSTFLGSNSDQYVPAVTSSALRQGDGLDSFVPRDLCAFCMSNALI